A DNA window from Ranitomeya imitator isolate aRanImi1 chromosome 2, aRanImi1.pri, whole genome shotgun sequence contains the following coding sequences:
- the LOC138664572 gene encoding rho GTPase-activating protein gacK-like, which yields MQARSGSGGRRSTYKYARALSFLRSTMVTRSTVGSTLEPAAQLNTSGAIPQEAATEGHFDSEEPSAPSHSAPSHSAPSRSAFSHSAPSHSTDPSFPSTSTGASWPVPLHVAAGENIAFPVPHPSAAATSSTPVASGRFRQRGQIHSYAPEFLHLNASFQNCLKVLSEQMAAGFNFINKSMLEMHTLLVTMRSEAKQSPNNTFFQSVLEQMETLSTSQQMQVMESCQSTLALIASRADSSSNHPPTCPPSSTVHHYSQYHPPDPYRQTDIAPSRPTRHHPHRAPSHQPHHQPRAPSHHPHYQHPSRATSHPYDDPDPYNFPSTSSSPPLPAHFQQTVSPSSQTSSIHITHSATQSSQNISYTPPPYQISNPNPTFLSTRSIAFSTPSPLTGEHSPPPSHSSLHTPTVEVSLSDSASDSISTPTYENI from the exons atgcaggcccggagtggatctggaggacgcaggagcacgtacaaatacgcaagggccctgtcgttcctcaggtcaacgatggtcacccgaag taccgttgggagcactctggagcctgcagcacaattgaacacttctggggcgatccctcaagaggccgccaccgagggacactttgacagtgaggaaccctctgcaccttcccactctgcaccttcccactctgcaccttcccgctCTGCattttcccactctgcaccttcccactctaccgatccctctttcccatccacgagcactggagcatcctggccggttccattgcatgtagctgctggtgagaacatagcgtttcctgtaccccacccttctgctgcagccacctctagtacacctgtagcatcggggcggtttcgccagaggggtcagatacatagttatgctcccgagttcttgcacctgaacgcatcgttccagaactgtctgaaagttttgtccgagcaaatggctgcaggattcaatttcataaataaaagtatgctcgagatgcatacacttctggtaacgatgcgttcagaggcaaaacagtccccgaacaacactttttttcagtcggtgcttgagcaaatggagacgctatctacttctcagcagatgcaagtaatggaatcctgccagtctactctagcgctaattgcctctagagcagatagttcttccaaccatcctccaacttgccccccttcctccactgtccaccactacagccagtaccatcctcctgacccgtatcgccaaacagacattgccccatcacgcccaactcgccatcatccacatcgtgccccgtcccaccagccacaccaccagccccgtgccccttcccaccatccacactatcagcatccctcccgtgccacttcacacccatatgatgatccagacccatacaacttcccatctacttcatcctcacctcctctccctgcccacttccaacagactgtatcaccctcttcccaaacatcttctatacacatcactcattctgccacccagTCCTCCCAAAACATTTCGTACACCCCTCCAccctaccaaatttctaaccccaatcccactttcttgtccacccgctcaatagctttctccactccttcacccctaaccggtgaacattctccaccaccatcacattcctctctccacactcccactgtcgaagtgtccctatcagacagtgcctccgatagtatctccaccccgacgtatgaaaacatttag